The following proteins are encoded in a genomic region of Heliangelus exortis chromosome 7, bHelExo1.hap1, whole genome shotgun sequence:
- the ADAMTS14 gene encoding A disintegrin and metalloproteinase with thrombospondin motifs 14 isoform X4, with protein MFKNTLKHLELPPLGADPAPGPPHAAHGGHSTAPPPSLPPPEAAAAAPGAAPAPAAAAARGGGGGGVLPAPQPAPQPRRPQMDYLRLVLSCLVPLHGCLAAGSAPELLLAGKLQEYGVIVPFSADCRGRFLSHVVSGEAAVGIGQATCPPAPRPSRHRVPRSLPDGTSQPPLLYFNVTVFGKELHLRLRPNRRLVPRGAVAEWQEDFEVLFREPLQQHCLFTGDISGMPGAAVAISNCDGLAGLIRTDSNEFFIEPLERGQQEMEEHGRAHVVYRRSAIRQDGADPHQDLHPEVPGVQLGDLPNSLEMMTERLGGDTERKRRHARKDDYNIEVLLAVDDSVVRFHGKEHVQNYVLTLMNIVDEIYHDESLGVHINIVLVRMIMVGYRQSVSLIERGNPSRSLEQVCRWAHSQQRSSPEHAEYHDHAVFLTRQDFGPAGYAPVTGMCHPLRSCTLNHEDGFSSAFVVAHETGHVLGMEHDGQGNRCADETSMGSIMAPLVQAAFHRYHWSRCSKQELNRYIRSYDCLLDDPFEHQWPTLPKLPGINYSMDEQCRFDFGVGYKTCTAFRTFDPCKQLWCSHPDNPYFCKTKKGPPLDGTECSPGKWCFKGHCIWKTSEQPYSQDGGWSSWSKFGSCSRTCGGGVRSRSRSCDSPFPAYGGHHCPGATYEYQVCNVEECPGPYQDFRAQQCSKRNSYYTHQNSKHTWLPYEHHDDAQKCELICQSEGTGAVVFMNQVVHDGTRCSYRDPYSICVRGECVHVGCDKEVGSLKQDDKCGVCGGDNSHCRTVKGTLAKTPKQPASVLKMFEIPAGARHLQIEEMEPASHSITVKNQATGDFILKAKGKEAKSRVFIEMGLEWEYTIEHGKESLKTSGPLREAISVLVIPQEEEARSSLMYRYIIHEDLLPMIGNNNVLLEEMDSYEWALKSWSQCSKACGGGIQYTKYGCRRKSDNRMVHRNFCDNSKKPKPIRRRCNLQECSQPSWVAEEWGACSRSCGKLGVQVRGVQCLQRLQNGTNRTLHPKYCPGQRPETRRPCSRLPCPAQWRTGAWSECSSSCGEGVQQRQVVCKGSESGSGHCEGDKPEAIRGCHVAVCPGKLSGITTDTGDHGVPKGQRVPQDGSKNPVSKISSREPCLGDKSIFCQMEVLARYCSIPGYNKLCCESCGKKTSSPSLPLGSAAPSPTLPLSPGPTTPGDPTPAPPDGSATSSAGFPGSAAFPGGLPPPGEADRGSAAR; from the exons atgtttaaaaacacaCTAAAGCACCTCGAACTCCCACCTCTCGGCGCAGACCCTGCCCCCGGCCCGCCCCACGCCGCACACGGGGGCCACAGCACcgccccccccccttctctccctcccccgGAGGCGGCAGCTGCGGCCCCGGGagcggccccggccccggcggcggcggcggcgcgggggGGAGGCGGTGGCGGGGTGCTGCCCGCCCCGCAGcccgccccgcagccccgcCGGCCCCAAATGGATTATCTGCGGCTGGTCCTCTCCTGCCTCGTCCCCCTGCACGGCTGCCTGGCCGCCGGCAGCGCCCCAG AGCTTCTCCTGGCCGGCAAACTCCAAGAGTATGGGGTCATCGTTCCCTTCAGCGCCGATTGCCGGGGTCGGTTCCTCTCACACGTGGTGTCCGGGGAGGCGGCGGTAGGGATCGGCCAAGCCacctgccccccagcccctcgcCCGTCCCGCCACCGCGTCCCCCGCAGCCTCCCGGATGGGACCTCCCAGCCCCCTTTGCTTTACTTCAACGTGACGGTGtttgggaaggagctgcacCTCCGGCTCAGGCCCAACCGGCGGCTGGTGCCACGGGGAGCCGTGGCCGAATGGCAGGAAGATTTTGAGGTGCTTTTTCGGGaacccctccagcagcactgccttttCACTGGTGACATCTCCGGCATGCCTGGCGCTGCCGTAGCCATCAGCAACTGCGACGGACTG GCTGGCCTGATTCGGACAGACAGCAATGAGTTCTTCATTGAGCCCCTGGAGAGGGGGCAGCAAGAGATGGAGGAGCACGGGAGGGCCCACGTGGTGTACCGCCGGTCGGCCATCCggcaggatggtgctgatccCCACCAGGACCTCCACCCAGAAG TGCCTGGCGTGCAGTTGGGTGATCTTCCCAACTCCCTGGAGATGATGACGGAGCGGCTTGGGGGTGACACAGAGCGCAAGAGGCGCCACGCCAGGAAGGACGACTACAACATTGAGGTCCTGCTGGCTGTGGATGACTCAGTCGTACGATTCCATGGGAAGGAGCACGTCCAGAACTACGTCCTCACCCTCATGAACATA gTGGATGAAATTTATCATGATGAGTCCCTGGGGGTTCACATCAACATCGTGCTGGTCAGGATGATCATGGTGGGATACCGCCAG TCAGTCAGCCTGATCGAGCGAGGGAACCCATCTCGGAGCTTGGAGCAGGTCTGTCGCTGGGCTCACTCGCAGCAGCGCTCCAGCCCAGAGCACGCCGAGTACCACGACCACGCCGTGTTCCTCACCAGGCAAGATTTTGGTCCTGCAG GCTACGCACCAGTGACAGGGATGTGCCACCCTCTGCGCAGCTGCACGCTCAACCACGAAGATGGCTTCTCCTCGGCCTTCGTTGTTGCCCATGAGACCGGCCACGT GTTGGGCATGGAGCACGATGGCCAGGGCAACCGCTGCGCTGATGAGACCAGCATGGGGAGCATCATGGCGCCGCTGGTCCAGGCCGCCTTCCACCGGTACCACTGGTCCCGCTGCAGCAAGCAGGAGCTGAACCGCTACATCCG CTCCTACGACTGCCTGCTGGATGACCCTTTTGAGCACCAGTGGCCCACCTTGCCCAAGCTGCCAGGCATTAACTACTCTATGGATGAGCAGTGCCGCTTTGACTTTGGTGTGGGCTACAAAACCTGCACAGCG TTCCGCACCTTCGACCCCTGCAAGCAGCTGTGGTGCAGCCACCCTGACAACCCCTACTTCTGCAAGACCAAGAAGGGACCACCCTTGGATGGGACTGAGTGTTCTCCTGGCAAG tgGTGCTTCAAGGGTCACTGCATCTGGAAGACATCAGAGCAACCTTACAGCCAGGATGGTGGTTGGAGCTCCTGGTCCAAGTTTGGCTCATGCTCCAGGACCTGTGGGGGAGGTGTGCGCTCACGCAGCCGGAGCTGTGACAGCCCCTT CCCAGCATATGGGGGGCACCACTGCCCGGGAGCCACCTATGAGTACCAAGTGTGCAATGTTGAGGAGTGCCCAGGGCCCTACCAGGATTTCCGTGCCCAGCAGTGCTCCAAGCGCAACTCCTACTACACCCACCAGAACAGCAAGCACACCTGGCTGCCCTATGAGCATCATGATG acGCACAGAAGTGTGAGCTGATTTGCCAGTCTGAGGGGACGGGGGCTGTGGTGTTCATGAACCAGGTTGTTCACGATGGTACCCGCTGCAGCTACCGAGACCCCTACAGCATCTGTGTCCGGGGCGAGTGTGTG CACGTTGGCTGTGACAAGGAGGTTGGCTCCCTGAAGCAGGATGACAAGTGTGGGGTCTGCGGGGGGGACAACTCCCACTGCCGAACAGTGAAGGGCACCTTGGCCAAGACCCCGAAGCAGCCAG CCAGTGTTTTAAAGATGTTTGAGATACCAGCTGGGGCGAGGCACCTTCAGATAGAAGAGATGGAGCCAGCATCCCACAGCATCA CTGTTAAGAACCAAGCCACAGGTGACTTCATCCTGAAGGCCAAGGGCAAAGAAGCCAAAAGCCGAGTGTTCATTGAGATGGGCTTGGAGTGGGAATACACCATTGAGCATGGCAAGGAGAGCCTGAAAACCAGTGGTCCTCTGCGTGAGGCTATCAGTGTTTTG GTCATccctcaggaggaggaggcaagGAGCAGCCTGATGTACCGGTACATCATCCACGAGGATCTGCTGCCCATGATTGGAAACAACAACGTTCTGCTCGAGGAGATGGATTCTTATGAGTGGGCCCTCAAGAGCTGGTCTCAGTGCTCCAAGGCGTGTGGAGGAG GCATCCAGTACACCAAGTACGGCTGCCGACGGAAAAGCGACAACCGGATGGTCCACAGGAACTTCTGTGACAACAGCAAGAAGCCAAAGCCCATCCGGCGGCGCTGCAACCTCCAGGAGTGCTCTCAGCCAAG CTGGGTGGCCGAGGAGTGGGGTGCGTGCAGTAGGTCCTGCGGGAAGCTGGGGGTGCAGGTGCGGGGGGTGCAGTGCCTGCAGCGCCTGCAGAATGGCACCAACCGCACCCTGCACCCCAAATACTGCCCGGGGCAGCGGCCCGAGACCCGCAGGCCCTGCAGCcgcctgccctgccctgcacagTGGAGGACAGGAGCCTGGTCTGAG TGCTCATCCAGCTGCGGGGAGGGTGTCCAGCAGCGCCAGGTCGTTTGCAAAGGTAGCGAGAGTGGCAGTGGgcactgtgagggtgacaagcCAGAGGCCATCCGGGGCTGCCACGTGGCTGTCTGCCCAG GGAAGCTCTCCGGCATTACCACTGACACTGGTGACCATGGTGTGCCTAAAGGACAGCGGGTGCCCCAGGATGGATCCAAAAACCCTGTCAGCAAGATCTCCTCCA GGGAGCCATGCCTGGGGGACAAGTCCATCTTCTGCCAGATGGAGGTCCTGGCCCGCtactgctccatccctggctaCAACAAGCTCTGCTGTGAATCCTGCGGCAAGAAaacctcctcccccagccttcccctggggtctgctgcccccagccccactctgCCTCTCTCCCCCGGTCCCACCACCCCTGGGGATCCCACGCCAGCTCCTCCAGACGGATCAGCCACCAGCAGTGCAGGGtttcctggcagtgctgctttcCCTGGGGGGCTGCCACCCCCCGGCGAGGCAGACAGGGGCTCGGCAGCCAGGTAA
- the ADAMTS14 gene encoding A disintegrin and metalloproteinase with thrombospondin motifs 14 isoform X3, translating to MFKNTLKHLELPPLGADPAPGPPHAAHGGHSTAPPPSLPPPEAAAAAPGAAPAPAAAAARGGGGGGVLPAPQPAPQPRRPQMDYLRLVLSCLVPLHGCLAAGSAPELLLAGKLQEYGVIVPFSADCRGRFLSHVVSGEAAVGIGQATCPPAPRPSRHRVPRSLPDGTSQPPLLYFNVTVFGKELHLRLRPNRRLVPRGAVAEWQEDFEVLFREPLQQHCLFTGDISGMPGAAVAISNCDGLAGLIRTDSNEFFIEPLERGQQEMEEHGRAHVVYRRSAIRQDGADPHQDLHPEVPGVQLGDLPNSLEMMTERLGGDTERKRRHARKDDYNIEVLLAVDDSVVRFHGKEHVQNYVLTLMNIVDEIYHDESLGVHINIVLVRMIMVGYRQSVSLIERGNPSRSLEQVCRWAHSQQRSSPEHAEYHDHAVFLTRQDFGPAGMQGYAPVTGMCHPLRSCTLNHEDGFSSAFVVAHETGHVLGMEHDGQGNRCADETSMGSIMAPLVQAAFHRYHWSRCSKQELNRYIRSYDCLLDDPFEHQWPTLPKLPGINYSMDEQCRFDFGVGYKTCTAFRTFDPCKQLWCSHPDNPYFCKTKKGPPLDGTECSPGKWCFKGHCIWKTSEQPYSQDGGWSSWSKFGSCSRTCGGGVRSRSRSCDSPFPAYGGHHCPGATYEYQVCNVEECPGPYQDFRAQQCSKRNSYYTHQNSKHTWLPYEHHDDAQKCELICQSEGTGAVVFMNQVVHDGTRCSYRDPYSICVRGECVHVGCDKEVGSLKQDDKCGVCGGDNSHCRTVKGTLAKTPKQPASVLKMFEIPAGARHLQIEEMEPASHSITVKNQATGDFILKAKGKEAKSRVFIEMGLEWEYTIEHGKESLKTSGPLREAISVLVIPQEEEARSSLMYRYIIHEDLLPMIGNNNVLLEEMDSYEWALKSWSQCSKACGGGIQYTKYGCRRKSDNRMVHRNFCDNSKKPKPIRRRCNLQECSQPSWVAEEWGACSRSCGKLGVQVRGVQCLQRLQNGTNRTLHPKYCPGQRPETRRPCSRLPCPAQWRTGAWSECSSSCGEGVQQRQVVCKGSESGSGHCEGDKPEAIRGCHVAVCPGKLSGITTDTGDHGVPKGQRVPQDGSKNPVSKISSREPCLGDKSIFCQMEVLARYCSIPGYNKLCCESCGKKTSSPSLPLGSAAPSPTLPLSPGPTTPGDPTPAPPDGSATSSAGFPGSAAFPGGLPPPGEADRGSAAR from the exons atgtttaaaaacacaCTAAAGCACCTCGAACTCCCACCTCTCGGCGCAGACCCTGCCCCCGGCCCGCCCCACGCCGCACACGGGGGCCACAGCACcgccccccccccttctctccctcccccgGAGGCGGCAGCTGCGGCCCCGGGagcggccccggccccggcggcggcggcggcgcgggggGGAGGCGGTGGCGGGGTGCTGCCCGCCCCGCAGcccgccccgcagccccgcCGGCCCCAAATGGATTATCTGCGGCTGGTCCTCTCCTGCCTCGTCCCCCTGCACGGCTGCCTGGCCGCCGGCAGCGCCCCAG AGCTTCTCCTGGCCGGCAAACTCCAAGAGTATGGGGTCATCGTTCCCTTCAGCGCCGATTGCCGGGGTCGGTTCCTCTCACACGTGGTGTCCGGGGAGGCGGCGGTAGGGATCGGCCAAGCCacctgccccccagcccctcgcCCGTCCCGCCACCGCGTCCCCCGCAGCCTCCCGGATGGGACCTCCCAGCCCCCTTTGCTTTACTTCAACGTGACGGTGtttgggaaggagctgcacCTCCGGCTCAGGCCCAACCGGCGGCTGGTGCCACGGGGAGCCGTGGCCGAATGGCAGGAAGATTTTGAGGTGCTTTTTCGGGaacccctccagcagcactgccttttCACTGGTGACATCTCCGGCATGCCTGGCGCTGCCGTAGCCATCAGCAACTGCGACGGACTG GCTGGCCTGATTCGGACAGACAGCAATGAGTTCTTCATTGAGCCCCTGGAGAGGGGGCAGCAAGAGATGGAGGAGCACGGGAGGGCCCACGTGGTGTACCGCCGGTCGGCCATCCggcaggatggtgctgatccCCACCAGGACCTCCACCCAGAAG TGCCTGGCGTGCAGTTGGGTGATCTTCCCAACTCCCTGGAGATGATGACGGAGCGGCTTGGGGGTGACACAGAGCGCAAGAGGCGCCACGCCAGGAAGGACGACTACAACATTGAGGTCCTGCTGGCTGTGGATGACTCAGTCGTACGATTCCATGGGAAGGAGCACGTCCAGAACTACGTCCTCACCCTCATGAACATA gTGGATGAAATTTATCATGATGAGTCCCTGGGGGTTCACATCAACATCGTGCTGGTCAGGATGATCATGGTGGGATACCGCCAG TCAGTCAGCCTGATCGAGCGAGGGAACCCATCTCGGAGCTTGGAGCAGGTCTGTCGCTGGGCTCACTCGCAGCAGCGCTCCAGCCCAGAGCACGCCGAGTACCACGACCACGCCGTGTTCCTCACCAGGCAAGATTTTGGTCCTGCAGGTATGCAAG GCTACGCACCAGTGACAGGGATGTGCCACCCTCTGCGCAGCTGCACGCTCAACCACGAAGATGGCTTCTCCTCGGCCTTCGTTGTTGCCCATGAGACCGGCCACGT GTTGGGCATGGAGCACGATGGCCAGGGCAACCGCTGCGCTGATGAGACCAGCATGGGGAGCATCATGGCGCCGCTGGTCCAGGCCGCCTTCCACCGGTACCACTGGTCCCGCTGCAGCAAGCAGGAGCTGAACCGCTACATCCG CTCCTACGACTGCCTGCTGGATGACCCTTTTGAGCACCAGTGGCCCACCTTGCCCAAGCTGCCAGGCATTAACTACTCTATGGATGAGCAGTGCCGCTTTGACTTTGGTGTGGGCTACAAAACCTGCACAGCG TTCCGCACCTTCGACCCCTGCAAGCAGCTGTGGTGCAGCCACCCTGACAACCCCTACTTCTGCAAGACCAAGAAGGGACCACCCTTGGATGGGACTGAGTGTTCTCCTGGCAAG tgGTGCTTCAAGGGTCACTGCATCTGGAAGACATCAGAGCAACCTTACAGCCAGGATGGTGGTTGGAGCTCCTGGTCCAAGTTTGGCTCATGCTCCAGGACCTGTGGGGGAGGTGTGCGCTCACGCAGCCGGAGCTGTGACAGCCCCTT CCCAGCATATGGGGGGCACCACTGCCCGGGAGCCACCTATGAGTACCAAGTGTGCAATGTTGAGGAGTGCCCAGGGCCCTACCAGGATTTCCGTGCCCAGCAGTGCTCCAAGCGCAACTCCTACTACACCCACCAGAACAGCAAGCACACCTGGCTGCCCTATGAGCATCATGATG acGCACAGAAGTGTGAGCTGATTTGCCAGTCTGAGGGGACGGGGGCTGTGGTGTTCATGAACCAGGTTGTTCACGATGGTACCCGCTGCAGCTACCGAGACCCCTACAGCATCTGTGTCCGGGGCGAGTGTGTG CACGTTGGCTGTGACAAGGAGGTTGGCTCCCTGAAGCAGGATGACAAGTGTGGGGTCTGCGGGGGGGACAACTCCCACTGCCGAACAGTGAAGGGCACCTTGGCCAAGACCCCGAAGCAGCCAG CCAGTGTTTTAAAGATGTTTGAGATACCAGCTGGGGCGAGGCACCTTCAGATAGAAGAGATGGAGCCAGCATCCCACAGCATCA CTGTTAAGAACCAAGCCACAGGTGACTTCATCCTGAAGGCCAAGGGCAAAGAAGCCAAAAGCCGAGTGTTCATTGAGATGGGCTTGGAGTGGGAATACACCATTGAGCATGGCAAGGAGAGCCTGAAAACCAGTGGTCCTCTGCGTGAGGCTATCAGTGTTTTG GTCATccctcaggaggaggaggcaagGAGCAGCCTGATGTACCGGTACATCATCCACGAGGATCTGCTGCCCATGATTGGAAACAACAACGTTCTGCTCGAGGAGATGGATTCTTATGAGTGGGCCCTCAAGAGCTGGTCTCAGTGCTCCAAGGCGTGTGGAGGAG GCATCCAGTACACCAAGTACGGCTGCCGACGGAAAAGCGACAACCGGATGGTCCACAGGAACTTCTGTGACAACAGCAAGAAGCCAAAGCCCATCCGGCGGCGCTGCAACCTCCAGGAGTGCTCTCAGCCAAG CTGGGTGGCCGAGGAGTGGGGTGCGTGCAGTAGGTCCTGCGGGAAGCTGGGGGTGCAGGTGCGGGGGGTGCAGTGCCTGCAGCGCCTGCAGAATGGCACCAACCGCACCCTGCACCCCAAATACTGCCCGGGGCAGCGGCCCGAGACCCGCAGGCCCTGCAGCcgcctgccctgccctgcacagTGGAGGACAGGAGCCTGGTCTGAG TGCTCATCCAGCTGCGGGGAGGGTGTCCAGCAGCGCCAGGTCGTTTGCAAAGGTAGCGAGAGTGGCAGTGGgcactgtgagggtgacaagcCAGAGGCCATCCGGGGCTGCCACGTGGCTGTCTGCCCAG GGAAGCTCTCCGGCATTACCACTGACACTGGTGACCATGGTGTGCCTAAAGGACAGCGGGTGCCCCAGGATGGATCCAAAAACCCTGTCAGCAAGATCTCCTCCA GGGAGCCATGCCTGGGGGACAAGTCCATCTTCTGCCAGATGGAGGTCCTGGCCCGCtactgctccatccctggctaCAACAAGCTCTGCTGTGAATCCTGCGGCAAGAAaacctcctcccccagccttcccctggggtctgctgcccccagccccactctgCCTCTCTCCCCCGGTCCCACCACCCCTGGGGATCCCACGCCAGCTCCTCCAGACGGATCAGCCACCAGCAGTGCAGGGtttcctggcagtgctgctttcCCTGGGGGGCTGCCACCCCCCGGCGAGGCAGACAGGGGCTCGGCAGCCAGGTAA